A single window of Ostrinia nubilalis chromosome 24, ilOstNubi1.1, whole genome shotgun sequence DNA harbors:
- the LOC135083887 gene encoding uncharacterized protein LOC135083887 isoform X2, producing MLHQARWLMLLIAAALALQSSGEGGIRLPDQPPKEETEGRSLNFGNDDRSRSPQAQGRGLLDWIGLGEDQDPYIQQATQQCINGDLADCFKAQALRSFDDFFDKQAYQLSDNALLVKVESQARALVHEPPTLSSQPRSEDSDWDALVKFGMRKIERFLRSTALEMHLDDDVTSNGVIAPRFLDEIADEVDIIEDKKAPPFRRHKLKKLIIPMLLILKLFKLKLLLFLPLILGLASFKKFLGFMALIVPGVIGYFKFCKPNLSSPFSSSHYKGPQYSPAGIGLQSPYREGHSPAQYGHYDGYIGGHNYGSGGISFREQDHNPQDLAYQGWEYRNKKGGEDIQAGDA from the exons ATGCTGCATCAAGCTCGATGGCTGATGCTGCTCATAGCAGCCGCCCTAGCACTGCAGTCGAGTGGCGAGGGCGGTATTCGGCTGCCCGACCAGCCGCCCAAGGAAGAGACTGAGGGACGCTCGTTAAACTTCGGGAATGACGACCGCAGTCGATcg CCCCAAGCCCAAGGTCGTGGACTTCTGGACTGGATCGGGCTAGGCGAAGACCAGGATCCGTACATCCAGCAGGCTACCCAGCAGTGTATCAACGGAGACCTGGCAGACTGCTTCAAGGCTCAAGCCTTGAGGTCCTTCGACGACTTCTTTGATAAGCAGGCTTACCA GTTATCAGACAACGCGTTGCTCGTCAAAGTGGAGTCGCAAGCGAGAGCACTAGTCCACGAACCCCCGACGCTTAGCTCCCAACCCAGGAGCGAGGATTCCGATTGGGATGCCCTGGTCAAGTTCGGGATGAGGAAGATCGAACG ATTCCTAAGATCAACAGCTCTAGAGATGCACctggacgatgacgtcacttcCAACGGGGTCATCGCCCCCAGGTTCCTGGACGAGATAGCTGATGAGGTCGACATCATCGAGGATAAGAAGGCTCCTCCTTTCC GTCGTCATAAGCTAAAGAAGCTGATCATCCCGATGCTGTTGATCCTGAAGCTGTTCAAGCTGAAGCTGCTTCTCTTCCTGCCCCTCATCCTAGGCCTGGCCAGCTTCAAGAAGTTCCTAGGATTCATGGCCTTGATTGTCCCAG GTGTAATTGGCTACTTCAAGTTCTGCAAGCCCAACCTCAGTTCACCTTTCTCTTCGTCCCACTACAAGGGCCCCCAATACTCCCCTGCTGGCATCGGCTTGCAAAGCCCTTACAGAGAGGGGCACTCGCCAGCGCAATATGGACACTATGACGGATACAtt GGTGGTCACAATTATGGCTCCGGAGGTATCTCCTTCAGGGAACAAGACCACAACCCTCAGGATCTTGCCTACCAAGGTTGGGAGTACAGGAACAAGAAAGGTGGTGAGGATATCCAAGCTGGTGATGCGTAA
- the LOC135083887 gene encoding uncharacterized protein LOC135083887 isoform X1 has protein sequence MLHQARWLMLLIAAALALQSSGEGGIRLPDQPPKEETEGRSLNFGNDDRSRSPQAQGRGLLDWIGLGEDQDPYIQQATQQCINGDLADCFKAQALRSFDDFFDKQAYQLSDNALLVKVESQARALVHEPPTLSSQPRSEDSDWDALVKFGMRKIERFLRSTALEMHLDDDVTSNGVIAPRFLDEIADEVDIIEDKKAPPFRRHKLKKLIIPMLLILKLFKLKLLLFLPLILGLASFKKFLGFMALIVPGVIGYFKFCKPNLSSPFSSSHYKGPQYSPAGIGLQSPYREGHSPAQYGHYDGYIQGGHNYGSGGISFREQDHNPQDLAYQGWEYRNKKGGEDIQAGDA, from the exons ATGCTGCATCAAGCTCGATGGCTGATGCTGCTCATAGCAGCCGCCCTAGCACTGCAGTCGAGTGGCGAGGGCGGTATTCGGCTGCCCGACCAGCCGCCCAAGGAAGAGACTGAGGGACGCTCGTTAAACTTCGGGAATGACGACCGCAGTCGATcg CCCCAAGCCCAAGGTCGTGGACTTCTGGACTGGATCGGGCTAGGCGAAGACCAGGATCCGTACATCCAGCAGGCTACCCAGCAGTGTATCAACGGAGACCTGGCAGACTGCTTCAAGGCTCAAGCCTTGAGGTCCTTCGACGACTTCTTTGATAAGCAGGCTTACCA GTTATCAGACAACGCGTTGCTCGTCAAAGTGGAGTCGCAAGCGAGAGCACTAGTCCACGAACCCCCGACGCTTAGCTCCCAACCCAGGAGCGAGGATTCCGATTGGGATGCCCTGGTCAAGTTCGGGATGAGGAAGATCGAACG ATTCCTAAGATCAACAGCTCTAGAGATGCACctggacgatgacgtcacttcCAACGGGGTCATCGCCCCCAGGTTCCTGGACGAGATAGCTGATGAGGTCGACATCATCGAGGATAAGAAGGCTCCTCCTTTCC GTCGTCATAAGCTAAAGAAGCTGATCATCCCGATGCTGTTGATCCTGAAGCTGTTCAAGCTGAAGCTGCTTCTCTTCCTGCCCCTCATCCTAGGCCTGGCCAGCTTCAAGAAGTTCCTAGGATTCATGGCCTTGATTGTCCCAG GTGTAATTGGCTACTTCAAGTTCTGCAAGCCCAACCTCAGTTCACCTTTCTCTTCGTCCCACTACAAGGGCCCCCAATACTCCCCTGCTGGCATCGGCTTGCAAAGCCCTTACAGAGAGGGGCACTCGCCAGCGCAATATGGACACTATGACGGATACAtt CAGGGTGGTCACAATTATGGCTCCGGAGGTATCTCCTTCAGGGAACAAGACCACAACCCTCAGGATCTTGCCTACCAAGGTTGGGAGTACAGGAACAAGAAAGGTGGTGAGGATATCCAAGCTGGTGATGCGTAA